A genome region from Carya illinoinensis cultivar Pawnee chromosome 2, C.illinoinensisPawnee_v1, whole genome shotgun sequence includes the following:
- the LOC122301071 gene encoding nuclear pore complex protein NUP50A-like: MEDAENVLPLSKKRAAGRELTKDTAGLDDEEDAPGQETGTFKRASEEVLSTRRIVRVRRNQTTSAPSSNPFAGINLVPPTESNATSTVTSVAQAADVKTGSDDVDGKDEEIEQPESKIDGAEIESSADKENAVEKENINIGIEAAGPDEQPAKKNSENEEKKDIESETVNSGVEGAPLSSFQQLSSSKNAFTGLAGTGISTSTFSFGSISTDGSTLGTASVSLFGVKDDKPFGLGLSTNGSSSIFGTLGATTVSRSEGTGFPSMQEVAIETGEEHEEVVFTADSVLFEFVDGGWKERGKGELKVNVSTTGTERARVLMRARGNYRLILNASLYPDMKLTNMEKKGITFACINSASEGKDGLSTFALKFKDGSIVEEFRAAVTAHKGKVSTVLKTPENSPKASDD; the protein is encoded by the coding sequence atGGAGGATGCGGAAAATGTCCTTCCTCTTTCTAAAAAGAGGGCTGCTGGAAGGGAACTCACTAAAGATACTGCTGGTCTCGATGATGAGGAAGATGCTCCTGGACAAGAGACTGGGACTTTCAAGAGGGCCAGTGAGGAGGTGCTGTCAACCAGAAGAATTGTCAGAGTTCGTCGAAATCAGACCACATCAGCCCCCTCTTCCAATCCATTTGCCGGGATTAATTTGGTACCTCCTACAGAGTCCAATGCAACCTCAACTGTTACCAGTGTAGCGCAGGCTGCTGATGTGAAGACAGGTTCTGATGATGTAGATGGAAAAGATGAGGAAATTGAGCAGCCAGAGAGCAAAATTGATGGTGCAGAGATTGAATCTTCAGCAGATAAGGAGAATGCTGTGGAGAAGGAGAACATCAATATTGGAATCGAGGCAGCTGGACCTGATGAACAACctgcaaaaaaaaattctgaaaatgaagagaagaaagatATTGAAAGCGAAACCGTGAATTCAGGTGTGGAAGGTGCCCCTTTGAGTTCATTCCAACAGCTTTCAAGCAGCAAAAATGCCTTCACTGGCCTTGCAGGAACTGGAATTTCCACTTCTACCTTTTCCTTTGGTTCTATTTCAACAGATGGATCAACACTCGGTACTGCTTCTGTGTCTCTTTTTGGAGTGAAAGATGACAAGCCTTTTGGTCTGGGCCTCTCTACTAATGGAAGTTCTTCAATTTTTGGCACTTTGGGCGCTACAACTGTTTCAAGGAGTGAGGGAACTGGTTTTCCATCAATGCAGGAGGTTGCAATTGAGACCGGGGAAGAACATGAGGAAGTGGTTTTCACTGCCGATTCAGTGTTGTTCGAATTTGTCGATGGAGGTTGGAAGGAACGTGGGAAAGGAGAACTAAAAGTTAATGTGTCCACAACTGGGACTGAAAGAGCCCGAGTTCTTATGCGAGCCAGAGGAAATTACAGGTTAATTTTGAATGCTAGTCTTTACCCGGACATGAAGCTCACAAATATGGAGAAGAAAGGCATCACTTTTGCCTGCATTAATAGTGCTAGCGAAGGAAAGGATGGTCTTTCGACATTTGCTTTGAAGTTCAAGGACGGCTCCATAGTGGAGGAGTTTCGAGCTGCTGTTACCGCACATAAAGGTAAGGTGTCGACAGTTCTGAAGACTCCAGAAAACTCCCCCAAGGCTTCTGATGATTGA
- the LOC122301072 gene encoding thionin-like protein 2 yields MEETKLRSVAIVVVCLMLGMVVKDSTAYDKQKYESCFSLCCLDSFQPAFSCSLKCLKKAMKPIVNENELGNHAKERYNACRLRCAEQQCSKISTRGNPNGDQVGACLGTCSQECRPKRPQGPL; encoded by the exons ATGGAGGAAACGAAACTTAGATCAGTAGCAATTGTGGTGGTTTGTTTGATGCTGGGGATGGTTGTGAAGGATTCCACGGCCTACGATAAGCAGAAGTATGAAAGTTGCTTCAGCCTCTGTTGTCTGGATTCCTTCCAGCCTGCATTTTCGTGCTCCCTCAAGTGCTTGAAAAAAGCCATGAAGCCCATAGTCAATGAAAATGAACTCGGTAACCACGCAAAGGAACGCTATAACGCCTGCAGGCTTAGGTGTGCTGAGCAGCAGTGCTCCAAAATCAGCACCAGAGGAAACCCAa ATGGAGATCAAGTGGGTGCTTGTTTGGGTACTTGCTCGCAGGAATGCAGGCCGAAACGTCCTCAAGGGCCTCTCTAG